A portion of the Pseudarthrobacter defluvii genome contains these proteins:
- the speB gene encoding agmatinase: MEELRIEANGNLGPIDSSRIPRYAGAATYARLPRLDQVDKADVTVVGVPFDSGVSYRPGARFGANHVREASRLLRPYNPAWDVSPFENIQVADAGDMAVNPFNINEAIETIQQNALDLTAAGSKLLTLGGDHTIALPLLRAAAERAGGPIAMLHFDAHLDTWDTYFGAEYTHGTPFRRAVEEGILDTEAISHIGTRGPLYGKKDLDDDHRFGFGIVTSADVYYQGVLETVAKVRDRIGNRPLYISVDIDVLDPAHAPGTGTPEAGGITSRELLEIIRGFRGMNLVGADVVEVSPAYDHAEITGVAASHVAYELVTLMADNAAPGNRFGADTGYAAQALGQEARRPAGFAAAAKE, encoded by the coding sequence TTGGAAGAGCTGCGCATTGAAGCCAACGGCAACCTTGGCCCCATCGATTCATCCCGGATTCCCCGCTATGCCGGAGCTGCCACCTATGCCCGCCTTCCGCGCCTGGACCAGGTGGACAAGGCCGACGTCACCGTAGTGGGCGTCCCCTTCGACTCGGGTGTTTCCTACCGGCCGGGCGCCCGCTTTGGGGCCAACCACGTCCGGGAAGCCAGCCGCCTGCTGCGTCCCTACAACCCGGCGTGGGATGTGAGCCCGTTCGAAAACATCCAGGTGGCCGACGCCGGTGACATGGCGGTAAACCCGTTCAATATCAACGAGGCCATCGAGACCATCCAGCAGAACGCGCTGGACCTGACCGCGGCCGGCAGCAAGCTGCTGACCCTGGGCGGGGACCACACCATCGCCCTGCCGCTGCTGCGCGCTGCGGCCGAGCGGGCCGGCGGACCTATTGCCATGCTCCACTTCGACGCCCACCTGGACACCTGGGACACCTACTTCGGCGCCGAATACACCCACGGCACGCCGTTCCGCCGGGCGGTGGAGGAAGGCATCCTGGACACCGAGGCCATCAGCCACATCGGCACCCGCGGCCCGCTCTACGGCAAGAAGGATCTCGACGACGACCACCGCTTTGGGTTCGGCATCGTCACCTCCGCAGACGTCTACTACCAGGGCGTGCTGGAGACAGTGGCCAAGGTCCGGGACCGGATCGGCAACCGCCCGCTCTACATCTCCGTGGACATCGACGTCCTGGACCCGGCCCATGCTCCGGGCACCGGCACCCCCGAGGCCGGCGGCATCACCAGCCGTGAACTCCTGGAGATCATCCGGGGCTTCCGCGGCATGAACCTGGTGGGCGCCGACGTCGTCGAAGTCTCTCCTGCCTATGACCACGCCGAGATCACCGGCGTTGCCGCCAGCCATGTGGCGTACGAACTGGTGACCCTCATGGCGGACAATGCCGCACCCGGAAACCGTTTCGGCGCGGACACCGGATACGCGGCGCAGGCTCTTGGCCAGGAAGCCCGCCGCCCCGCAGGCTTCGCTGCCGCCGCCAAGGAGTAG